The following proteins are encoded in a genomic region of Ailuropoda melanoleuca isolate Jingjing chromosome 10, ASM200744v2, whole genome shotgun sequence:
- the LOC100469784 gene encoding paired immunoglobulin-like type 2 receptor beta isoform X2, protein MGLSLLLCLLLLPTCLQADSSEECNLNPDYRQIDQPKHLSAPIGGSVHINFSFYYCWELAKNSRVSVALRRTQFHGEFIYNSTWPFIHKDYKNRISLNLPKGQKSGSLKISNLRKEDENMYFCRVQVETREDGKKVWQARQGTKLTITHAAMTTTEGPTSTAPTTTGPSALEGNGSSASSPLSVGPVVVAALAGALIKIAILGLILYLRWKRSKG, encoded by the exons ATGGGTCTGTCCCTGCTGCTGTGTCTGCTGCTGCTGCCGACATGTCTGCAGGCTG ATAGCTCAGAAGAATGCAATTTAAATCCTGACTATCGTCAGATAGACCAACCAAAGCACCTCTCAGCCCCCATAGGTGGCTCCGTCCACATCAATTTCTCATTCTATTACTGCTGGGAGTTAGCCAAGAATTCCAGAGTAAGTGTGGCCTTGAGACGGACACAATTCCATGGGGAGTTCATCTACAACAGTACTTGGCCGTTCATCCATAAGGACTACAAGAACCGGATCTCCCTGAACTTGCCAAAGGGTCAGAAGTCTGGCTCCCTGAAGATATCGAACCTGCGGAAGGAGGATGAGAATATGTACTTTTGCCGGGTCCAAGTGGAAACACGAGAAGATGGCAAGAAGGTGTGGCAGGCCCGCCAGGGGACCAAACTCACCATCACCCACG CTGCCATGACGACCACTGAGGGCCCCACCAGcactgcccccaccaccactggCCCCAGTGCCTTGGAAGGCAATGGGAGCTCAGCGTCTTCACCCTTGAGTGTGGGACCTGTTGTTGTAGCGGCACTGGCTGGTGCCCTGATCAAAATTGCGATTTTGGGACTGATACTCTACCTCCGGTGGAAGAGAAGCAAAG
- the LOC100469784 gene encoding paired immunoglobulin-like type 2 receptor beta isoform X3: MGLSLLLCLLLLPTCLQAAPIGGSVHINFSFYYCWELAKNSRVSVALRRTQFHGEFIYNSTWPFIHKDYKNRISLNLPKGQKSGSLKISNLRKEDENMYFCRVQVETREDGKKVWQARQGTKLTITHAAMTTTEGPTSTAPTTTGPSALEGNGSSASSPLSVGPVVVAALAGALIKIAILGLILYLRWKRSKG, from the exons ATGGGTCTGTCCCTGCTGCTGTGTCTGCTGCTGCTGCCGACATGTCTGCAGGCTG CCCCCATAGGTGGCTCCGTCCACATCAATTTCTCATTCTATTACTGCTGGGAGTTAGCCAAGAATTCCAGAGTAAGTGTGGCCTTGAGACGGACACAATTCCATGGGGAGTTCATCTACAACAGTACTTGGCCGTTCATCCATAAGGACTACAAGAACCGGATCTCCCTGAACTTGCCAAAGGGTCAGAAGTCTGGCTCCCTGAAGATATCGAACCTGCGGAAGGAGGATGAGAATATGTACTTTTGCCGGGTCCAAGTGGAAACACGAGAAGATGGCAAGAAGGTGTGGCAGGCCCGCCAGGGGACCAAACTCACCATCACCCACG CTGCCATGACGACCACTGAGGGCCCCACCAGcactgcccccaccaccactggCCCCAGTGCCTTGGAAGGCAATGGGAGCTCAGCGTCTTCACCCTTGAGTGTGGGACCTGTTGTTGTAGCGGCACTGGCTGGTGCCCTGATCAAAATTGCGATTTTGGGACTGATACTCTACCTCCGGTGGAAGAGAAGCAAAG